Proteins co-encoded in one Papaver somniferum cultivar HN1 chromosome 5, ASM357369v1, whole genome shotgun sequence genomic window:
- the LOC113277516 gene encoding uncharacterized protein LOC113277516 — MEETLQAISRAIHMEVNRRVNNGEEPQEEDSEDDEPLENIDNGGATSSTHDYNDHFPIRKEEVESRNTTIIDGKTYVVYESDDDYDFFVNNTPNSEIVNTLNEKSTCDEAHKDYENLLMEDSDFFSDEEESDEEWLVKSLNENCDTCDVGESMDFFRSTEDPVMREIMRGLSNPLYESLSNDDPPKLEVVSHRVGNPSFRKIPHLGMELCASKVLSEFLASKYPPYAFESNTMQVCREERDEVPSTYILYTLPSVERTKCEGDSRGMIVSIFPLFANICVKLLLYMQIVLWVDPQIFKLLIYGESILNITRMRQSGEQFQFLFPCLFQVFLLFFLQWFETLRTMFDLSVGVVYNKKEKS; from the coding sequence ATGGAAGAGACTCTTCAAGCAATTTCTAGGGCCATACACATGGAGGTTAACCGCCGTGTTAATAATGGAGAAGAGCCCCAAGAAGAAGATTCCGAGGATGATGAACCTTTGGAAAATATTGATAATGGAGGTGCTACTAGCTCAACTCATGATTATAATGATCATTTTCCTATTCgaaaggaagaagttgagtctagAAACACAACCATTATTGatggtaagacttatgttgtgtatgagagcgatgatgattatgacttctttgtgaataacacccctaattcagagattgtgaatactttgaatgagaagtcaacttgtgaCGAGGCACATAAGGATTACGAAAATTTGCTTATGGAAGATTCTGATTTCTTTTCCGATGAGGAGGAAAGTGATGAAGAATGGCTCGTAAAGAGTTTGAATGAGAATTGTGATACTTGTGATGTAGGAGAATCAATGGACTTTTTCAGAAGTACTGAGGATCCCGTAATGCGTGAGATTAtgcgaggtttgtctaaccctttataTGAGTCTCTATCTAATGATGATCCGCCCAAACTTGAAGTAGTTTCTCATAGAGTTGGTAATccatcttttaggaaaatacctcatttggggatggaattatgtgcttcaaaagttTTATCCGAATTTCTTGCATCCAAGTATCCACCATAtgcgtttgagtctaacaccatgcAGGTTTGCCGAGAGGAACGAGACGAAGTTCCTTCCACTTATATtttgtatacacttccgagtgtagaaaggactaagtgtgaggGTGACTCTCGTGGGATGATAGTTTCAATTTTTCCATTATttgctaatatttgtgtgaagctttTGCTATATATGCAAATTGTTTTGTGGGTGGATCCTCAAATTTTCAAATTGTTGATATATGGGGAGTCTATTTTGAATATTACTCGTATGCGTCAATCAGGtgaacaattccaattcttaTTTCCTTGTCTGtttcaagtattcctcttattctttttgcaatggtttgaaacattgaggacaatgtttgatttaagtgtaGGGGTAGTGTATAATAAGAAGGAAAAAAGTTGA